Proteins from a single region of Cherax quadricarinatus isolate ZL_2023a chromosome 89, ASM3850222v1, whole genome shotgun sequence:
- the LOC138855330 gene encoding cilia- and flagella-associated protein 161 yields MLESWAEVSVCPDGVLHFGDTVILHAPVVQPRKGQDTALEGAPRPSLACTISATPSRQALVKNQYHDVPLTACPVYHQPVLKNVFTILPRGSGQHEGSVLCYGDPFDLTHKLGGQHEPLYVTSPVGSALHSGRESRRQEVLLKPHSTSHSAWRLQPSDPHLRLTYEGQSVEVGARVMMIQTMTNQPMVIEEEFSTRTIFGQEQQVSVGVVTRATTRAASTIAFLTWTRRTPRQGSPQGDSDSQKEPLEEDVLQGEREKQEELREREKEKEEEQKLLEERVEGLRLVLDDVENNDDVEER; encoded by the exons atgTTGGAGTCGTGG GCCGAGGTGTCAGTGTGTCCAGACGGGGTTTTACATTTCGGCGACACTGTCATCCTTCACGCACCTGTCGTCCAGCCTCGCAAAGGTCAGGATACAGCTCTTGAAG GAGCACCTAGACCTTCCTTGGCGTGTACCATCTCTGCTACACCATCTCGTCAAGCACTGGTTAAGaaccagtaccatgatgtacctctCACAGCCTGCCCTGTCTACCACCAGCCTGTCCTCAAGAACGTCTTTACTATCCTACC TCGTGGGTCTGGTCAGCATGAAGGCAGTGTACTGTGTTATGGTGACCCCTTCGACCTGACGCACAAGTTAGGAGGTCAACATGAACCTCTGTACGTGACCTCTCCCGTGGGGTCAGCCTTGCACTCTGGCAGGGAGAGCAGACGCCAGGAGGTACTACTCAAGCCTCACTCTACCTCGCACTCAGCCTGGCGCCTCCAGCCCTCTGATCCGCACCTTAGACTCACCTACGAGGGTCAGTCTGTTGAG GTGGGCGCCCGGGTGATGATGATCCAGACTATGACCAACCAGCCTATGGTTATAGAAGAGGAGTTCTCAACCCGCACTATCTTCGGTCAG GAGCAAcaagtgagtgttggtgtggtgacccgAGCCACTACCAGAGCTGCTTCCACTATTGCTTTCCTCACCTGGACCAGAAGAACTCCTCGCCAGGGCTCACCCCAAGGAGACAGCGACTCACAGAAGGAACCCCTAGAGGAAGACGTCCTTCAGGGAGAGCGGGAGAAGCAGGAGGAACTAAGGGAGcgagagaaggagaaggaagaggaacagAAGCTGCTGGAAGAGAGGGTAGAGGGGCTGAGGCTAGTGTTAGATGATGTGGAGAATAATGACGATGTTGAGGAGcgttaa